The Campylobacter sp. CN_NE2 genome contains a region encoding:
- the gmk gene encoding guanylate kinase, whose product MKGQILLISGPSGSGKSTLINRLMKEEKDIYFSISCTTREIRQGEKDGVDYYFLSIDEFKKGIENGEFLEWALVHKNYYGTSLKPVLEAFEDDKIVIFDIDVQGFDIVRGIFPDEITSVFLTTKNSDELRKRLEDRNTNTLDDIARRLENAVGEMSHIKDYDYLLINDDLEKAYQNLKSIFKSIKCNTKNLNLTEFIDNW is encoded by the coding sequence AGCGGAAGCGGAAAAAGCACACTTATAAATCGTTTGATGAAAGAAGAAAAAGATATTTATTTTTCCATTTCTTGCACCACACGCGAAATTCGTCAAGGCGAAAAAGATGGCGTGGATTACTATTTTTTAAGCATTGATGAGTTTAAAAAAGGCATAGAAAACGGCGAATTTTTAGAGTGGGCTTTGGTTCATAAAAATTATTACGGAACATCGCTAAAACCTGTATTAGAAGCCTTTGAAGATGATAAAATAGTTATTTTTGATATTGATGTTCAAGGTTTTGACATTGTCAGAGGCATATTTCCTGATGAGATAACTTCTGTTTTTCTTACGACAAAAAACAGCGACGAGCTTCGAAAACGCCTTGAAGATCGCAATACAAACACGCTCGATGACATCGCAAGACGCCTTGAAAACGCAGTCGGCGAAATGTCGCATATAAAAGATTATGATTATTTGCTTATCAATGATGATTTAGAAAAAGCTTATCAAAATTTAAAATCTATCTTTAAATCGATTAAATGCAATACAAAAAATTTGAATTTAACCGAATTTATTGATAACTGGTAA
- a CDS encoding twin-arginine translocase TatA/TatE family subunit, whose product MGPSVQQMLIILVIIVLLFGAKKIPELAKGVGKGIKSFKKEMEDDEPEKVTKKTETSDEEAEVSDTKKA is encoded by the coding sequence ATGGGTCCAAGTGTCCAACAAATGCTTATTATTTTAGTTATTATCGTGTTGCTTTTCGGAGCAAAAAAAATCCCTGAACTAGCAAAAGGCGTAGGCAAAGGTATAAAATCGTTCAAAAAAGAGATGGAAGATGACGAGCCTGAAAAAGTAACTAAAAAAACTGAAACTAGCGACGAAGAAGCCGAAGTTAGCGATACAAAAAAGGCTTAA